The sequence ATGAACGAGGAGGGTCCCCTAAATCTTATCGTTTCGGTACAACGTAACATCGTAACTCATTATTTGGTACAATGGTTCCGAGACTGAATGAGGAACAGGGTATTCTAAATCAAATAACCGTAAAACCATGTTTAGTCTGGCTTGTAATCATTTTAAACGCCTTCCTTAATACCTAAATGAGTCCTTACCATATTACTGGGGACTATGACCGAATAAACTATTCTGAAAACCATTTGAGAATCGgtctataattttaatttaacaatgtTCCATAGCAAGAAAGaattccgaaaatctcttaggAAGTCATATTATAAAATGTCCCTCATTACTAATGCGGTTAAGTTTTCTCCTATCTTCTCATTTGTGGCTTATTAGCATCACAGTAATTTGCTTTGTTTGTTTTGGAAGTTTCAGAAGGTGAAGTAGGAggaatattatataaaattttgactcTCATTTTGGAGtcagattttaaaaattctctaaAGCATGGTCGATGCCAGTAATTTCTGCTGAAAGAATTCTTCATGTTTTGATATTGTCAACGAGAACATGGTAAACAGATACTATAAGTAATTATATTTGCtccataattattattaaatcaatCAAAGTAcattaatttaacaatattgtatataacagaGACATTTTGCTATAATGAGAATGCAAAAGTTTCTGCTTCCGCAGCTATGAAGTCTATACATTAGCTTCATTGCCTCGTTCAGCGCTTCGTGCCAGATCTTTTGAGATTCGTAATTTTTGAACCCTCATGGTGAAGGGTtcaagggtatataagtttgtcattccatttgtaataaccacatttttcattttcgaccccaaaaaaagtatatattctggatagttAAAGATgtcggagtcgatatagccatatgtggctgaaatataagcaaaaaaatcatGATTACTACTTTGATGAAGGGCATATAAGATTCTACACAGCAAGATAAAGTACTTGTTTATAGTAATAATATTCTTTATCCCAGACCACTTTTGATAAAGGGTGCTTCGTAATGTACTCAGTTTCGAAGTACCACTATGAATAGGCCATCAAAGGATCCTAAAACCTAAACCTCTGGCCATCTCAGTAAaagataaaatttcaaatattccaACGCTTCGAAATATCAAAGTTTTTTGAGTGGTTTGAAAATTCTACTTTGTTAACGGGGTATCGAAAAGTCATAGCACTGTTCAAAGAAGTACATATCCCTTTAAGATTTTAATTAGTGACCAGAGAGTTTTTAGTTCATAAACTAAACAGCTATAAACAGTTCTTTGTTAAATTGCTCTTAAATAACATTTGCGCAATATTTAACCACAAGCATGTTTATTTTGAACTATCATTAGTAACTAATGATTCCATTTAACTTTTAGACGCGCTTGGCCACCAGAAGATGATCTACATTATCCCCGTCCAGCCAAACGTTTGTTTACACCCGAAATCAAGCGTATGCTCAAAGAATGGCTAGTGCGCCGTCGTGAAAACCCCTATCCCAGTCGGGAGGAGAAAAAACGTTTGGCCATTGAGACCGGCCTAACCTATACACAGATCTGCAATTGGTTTGCCAATTGGCGACGTAAGCTGAAAAATTCCGAaagagaaaaatcaaaaaaatcctgGGGTCATTTAATCAAACACTACAATAACAATGCCAAAGGCAATGTAGAACAATTTAGTATATCATCGGAGGACAGTATATGGGAAGAGGAGGAACAGCAGAGACGACTTAGAATGAATGAACGGGCATTAAAAGACGATGACTACGATGATGAGGATGACGAGGATTCATCGTTATGTGATATAGAAGGCTCGAATGAGTCTACCGATATGGAACGTAATGGCAGTTGCGGCAGTGGAGAAACTCAAATAATGGATACGAACTATCAACCGAATTATTACATGGATACCAGGAATATGAGTAAGGATCcggtagagttatttataggaCGTGAAGTGGATGTGCTGACCACCACAGCTACTTGCCAGGTAACGGGTGGTAGTAGCAGTAGTGATAGTGcgacaaaaacaaagtacaaacaaaaaatgatggaaaaatatttaagagaTACCACTAATGATTCCATGCAAATAAATAGTAATCTTAATATACAGCCTCTGGGAGAACAGCACGAGCAAATGCCAACGACATATGTGAATGGCAATAATACAACAATTATTAAATCAGGAGCAGAACTATCGAAATGGCTGGAAAGTGCCGCCAAATTTACGCCCAATAAAAACAACTATTACATAGAATGGAACAGTAAAAGgtaaaataattcataaaacaatttattataattcataAATTCTATATTCATTTTCCCTTAAACTATTTTTAGAAACAAGCTTGAGAAAAAACCCATTCTTACCAAAACATATCTACCAGCTACACACTCTGTTAATCTCCAGAACTCAAACACTACGGTAACGATGTTGCCCCTATTATATTCCACAACACCCTTAGTACAAAGAGACAATTCTCAGGATCATCATCGTAACCAGCTGCACCACCACAATCTTCACCAACAGCATATTTATGATGTCATACATCATAAGGATGAATTGGATGCCGCTGAGGCTTTGGCCAATTTGGCCTTTAATTGTCGTCAGAAAATGTTAGATTCTGCCACAAATGGTAGAAACACTCTTTCATGGCCCATAAATGCAATAAGTTCGTGATTTTTAAGACAGAAATAaagcatttagttttaaatgGTATAGAAACGTGAAAGATTCTATAAGACAAAAGCATTCCAGCACgagattttattgatttaaagtgcggaagaaaatatacataaacatacatacatatattaaaaaccTAAATACTTAGTTAAATAGAACACTAAAAcgaatgtttattattatagataatgaaataaattgaaCTAATAgaagacaaattatgtaaacaaaaatttgatttattttcaacGAATTAATTGCGAAAATATgacttttctaaataaaaaacagtttCCATGAGAGCTGTCTCACCCTTTGtgatttaaatcttataaatatgaaataaataaattttcaaaaaatggcaGCTAAAAATGtgaattaaattcatttaatgtCCTACACACAATGACCAATCCATCTGTGCTCATTGATACTACAGCACAGAGTGAAAGTACTATGAAGTAGTAACCATAGAActtcaaaatcaaaaagtaccaacactgcctccttttcacttctcatttttttAAGTATGAGAAAATTTTAGGAAAGCTCAAAGAACTAAATTTTACTCAAACTAAAAGCTCAAAGGAAAAACTTGAAGAGCTAACAACACTGTCTCCTTttcactactcaattttattacTTACTCTACGCTTAAACTTTAGAAAGTTCATAATTAGTGGTATATGTGTTGCCACAaatcattagtaaatagctaccgagcgGTCAGCTAGTAACTTAATAAAAATGGTACgagtttagaaaaattaaatgaatgaaaCAGAAATCTAACACCTATGGAAAGACGTTGGTTGGGTAgaatttttcaagaaaaaagtATTCTTAACCCGCCAGTCACCACTGCAGTGGTGACtcaaattttactttcataAATGGTGACCCCGGTGTAAGGCACTAAAagtaaactttttgtttaaatttatgctTTCTGAGAATAAAACAATGATATTTAATCAATTTACAGCtgcggtcaaaataatagcaccacaacattcatattgttttataatattacgtaaaaactgttaaattaatttttgttgtttttgtataaatttatgctTAATTCAATGAACTTTcaaaccttaaaaatagttttgaaaattagatgcaaattttaaagaaaaacttcataatatataaatacctaagaaattcaccagtcaaaaaaatagcaccaagatagaaatcgattaaaataaacaaaaattaaccaggacaaaatttaatttagtaacaattattatggtttgtaaagttcttaacacgttattattaaaagtaaaatattgttgtcttttgttttcgtattttttggcaaaaaagagACCGACCACCTCCTACCTATAAagattcttaaattttaaaaattttgtatcgaacttgtatgccaaatatattttttcattgcccaaaataaattcttaaatattgttGCTTTCCTTTTACCCTTTTTGTGACTTTTGGccatctatttttaataaaattgtgtttgGGGATATCGCATCCTGTCCCGCGACATTGAACTTTTAGCTTGAAACCCAAATTTATATCAGTTTATCATTCCATAGATCATTCTTAGGGTCATAACATATCTTCTTGGCTTTacacgctcacaattgagtggtgtagTGGCGGTCATAACTGGACACTGTACCTTTGGTAACCACGCTAGGAGACTTGGTCTGCCAtaccacgacttctgcagaagttgtcagaACGAGGAAGAGGATGAgactatttttcatcttctttgtcactgtccggcattaggagattTACGCCTAAagtttctgggacatcgttccctaaatagtctttctgagctctcgaatatgaggcttgagggCATTAATGCCTTTATAGGAAGtagtaattggttaaaaaaaagaCCTGACACGGGGATTTATTAGAGAACCTAATAACCGCCGACTCATTGGCACGTAACTTTTGACTCTGCTCCATCTCTCTTTCTTTGGACATCTCcttcttaactttttttaatcttCTCCTTCTCTCTTTTCACTTATTTCTGTCCctctttcttttgttttcttctactttcaggtaacacaaagggaccactgcttggacccacgtgagctgctcttctattttttcatttcgtggctgcctggaaaccTAAAACCTATCATTCCATAGATCATTCCTATGGTCATAATTTCATTGATTTATATCTGAGTATGATTTTATCAAGCattcacagaaaaaagtttcaacataaatattatgattcgaattcattgatttcaattcataacatttataaataatttcttaaatagtatgatttttttaatattttatgttttgaaataaaatctagaaggcttgaaaaatataatttcaatttcatttttatttttatgttgttcaaaaatgtttgaaatttttcatggaaaatttttagtttttttatgattttcagctacaaaatgatataaaaagcgcgaaaatgattaaattgatttttgaggATGatatgcttttatatttatgaatgttttattatgtttaatgatcatttttaagtttcagatattctcctttttatcttaaaatattggccaatatatggctattatgcaaatattcttgcactaattcattatataatacaattataatgcaatttattaaaaaaattaagtaaaaaaagcaaaaatttccgtcatgtaaaattttataatatttatgaacatgttcttattttgaatgaaataagtttgggaaaaaaaagtcaagttcgattaataatatttattacaaaattcattccaattatgaattttttttctgtgtttgaTCATATaagattgaattatttattccacatattcaatatattcttcgaatgttataatagaaaaaccacaatcaaaatacaattttaaaatctgtgtgtTTGTAAAATAAGATGAATATACAATcttaaattttggttgaaattagaTTCGGAGGACTTTCTATAGAAGTCTgatatcaaacaatataatttgtttaattatttgaccAAAAAGTGTTTTGGTACTTGAATGATGAAAAATGGTAATGCGACTTcggaaattttacctttaatagAGGATGTTATATTGTTATTGGTGAAAATTTTctaggatttaaataatttaaattttgttattgtaataatCAGCGAATAACTGCAACATTAGTCGTCACTTTTGACCACCGTGCAGAacataaatgcttgattttCGAAACGTAAGGCCAAGAGTGTTATGATTAAAAGCGATAAGCGGTTGCGCaacctaaaatttatattttcattaaaaccatttctaaatcttatatataaataggtcacacgtttttttgtggtacacttttaagtatgttattgtccaccaatattgatgaaacatatatggtttaaaaggttattttctctagatttgcagaacatcattttttttaaattctttccataaaagtggtaaaaagcgtttaaaagtggtcgaatttcggccaccgggcgatcctagtatctataaatagttttattctgaattaagctaatttgtatgttcagaaattataattttttaaactagagCTCACATGTACcactttttttgttactaaaaaaattagaaaagtaaaataaatttttttgtttttaattttattcatttcgatataaatatattcaaattataatttaatggcgattttttaaaacaaaaacatgaatattctatattttttcgacaatttcttacgatggtgctattattttgactgcacaaaactttactcatagaagaaatagagattaattaaccatcttatattatatttaattaaaattactatggaaataaaaatatttcgcaTGTTAATTGCTTTAATATtctgtggtgctattattttgaccggcACTGTAAGTTATTTtccttcaattttaaaattcacacaattttttaaaaaacaataacggtgaataaaattattcgaattttttaacacaCCCGGTCTCACAGACATTTAGGTCACCATTGGCGGGTTAAAGTTGTggacatagagaattatacatagagacgagacactccgagttgtcaaacataaatacaacaaatcatatgtctgatacaaaaacaaaatacatgtattttgttgttgcaagagataggtttttgacaacagacttaggtttttgacaattaattaaaaaacaataacggtgaataaaattattcgaattttttaacacaCCCGGTCTCACAGACATTTAGGTCACCATTGGCGGGTTAAAGTTGTggacatagagaattatacatagagacgagacattacgaattgtcaaacaaaaatacaacaaaccgtatgtctgatacaacaacaaaatacattgactagcatgtattttgttgttgcaagagataggtttttgacaatagacttaggtttttgacaattacgtctcgtctctatgttaccctatggttgTGGAATTGTACCTACatatgtcaaaatcaccaactGAAAGGCAAAGCTTGCTTTTTTATTTCAACTGCTCATATTATATGCACATTAATGGACGGAAAAAACACTGCAATGacaaaagtataattttttgttgttaattgtAGAATTGTACCTACatatgtcaaaatcaccaactGAAAGGCAAAGCTTGCTTTTTTATTTCAACTGCTCATATTATATCCACATTAATGGACGGAAAAAACACTGCAATGacaaaagtataattttttgttgttaatatctGCATTAATTTTACTATTATAGTAGGTAATACATTTATGataaactttggaaaaaaatgtgtaaGTTGTTCAAAGTGAATGTCACTTTCATGACATCTTTAACAACGGCacctttatttcaaaaaaaaatttcaaacttggTTATATGCACctcacagattattacagatatgaaacaaatgacagttgtcaaaaaagttttcaatggttgtgatttgcagagcgagagaaaaaatacaatattcaaTAGGCAACTAGTGtgaaaacacaaacattttgacattttcttttgttatttttctattgaaaccaGCTCATTCATATCAGTATACTTTGTGATGCACCTATTCGCCCCAATTGACACGTTAATCTAAAAATCATGCATGAATCACCGACAACGAACTTTATAATCATTAGTTGATTCCTTCTTCAAACTACTTTACAgctccaaaaatctattttgatgaaaacaaatatttagttttatttgatgctgtttgatcttacaaaacacttgtaagagtaaacacgttgCTATAacaagtggttacgcttttattaagaaatatttgccatgtgtgacagTACCTTTATAACTTTGGATAGGTCTTGAAGACCTTTCAAGTTTACGCGTAGCATTGGGAGAAAATAATCTCACGAacgatttatattatttaccatacaaattaattataattaaatgttttatttttaaatagtataACAAACTAACcaaacaaaatgtatgtatgctaTGAAATATGATTATTCTTTAGTTTCTTCTTTTTTCCCCGCATCTTTAACTTCCTCACTTCCGGACGACTCTCCCTTAGCATAGACATCCAAGACATTAACGAAATTGTTTTGGTGGGCTTCCAAATTTTGCACCAACGTACTGGCTGCCGTATTAAGTGTGTGAACCAATTCAGCTTGTGCCGATTGCAAACCAGGCAATTGAGCATAGTTCATAAATTCATTGCGACTCAGTAGGGTATTGTCAACAATACCAGCCAATAATAACATCTGAGGCATCTTGCGAGTAACTCTCAATAGTTGAGAGACCTTTTGTTCCGGCGAAAATACTATACATTGTTGTGATTCGAATAGAGGTAAGATGGCTTCAAAGCGAGAGTCTTCCACAGCTTTGCGCATAATTTTAGTACCGTACATTTtcaattgcatattttgtttgtgCAATTGAACTCGAACATCGAAAAAGTCATCAGATTTGATGGAATTCAAATGAAATATGGCCACCATCTTGGAGTGATCCAACCAATTGCGCACTTCACGAGCAATGATATCATTGTAGGGATTTTCAACGACATTGCGGGTACGTTTCTCGAAACAGGTACTAGTCTTGGGAGGTTCTGGATAGCGTGGTGTTGTTACCGCAATAACACGGGCACGTTCATAATGTGGTTGTTTCGGACGTTGTATATTGATTTTACCACGGTAACGTTGGAACTGCAGCAAAGGAGAACATTTGATTTGTTGAAAGAGTTCTGCAAACCGGtagacaaaataaaaatattgtggtTATACAACAAACCTTTCAGTATTTCGCTGAGAAAACTTTGTTCTTACCAGTTCTTATTATTTGTGACATACTTGCAAACGCTTCTAGTATTGTTTAGTTAGAAATTTGtgttaatacttttaaaatgttcattagtttatttaaatttttcaaaaaaaataagtgaacaATTTCTAAATTGCTCGTGTTTTCGTTTGATTTGTGTGTTTTTGGtgcgaattgtcaaaaacagctgtaaaattatttagtatcattcacaatatttttttgtaatccaCAATAGTGTTTGTAATTCACAATAATTACGACATGTACAAATTTACGATACGCTACATATCCAACTAATATAAAATCGATATCGATAACatatatttacaatttaaaccACATCCCTAataggtttttattttgttgtctgTGCCTCAGATGTTTTGTAAAGTTTTGTTTGAGttattttattaattccaaaaactaCCATGGTggatactaaaataaaaatggaaccAACTGATTTTGAAGACCACCATGAAACCaatattaatgtaaaaataaaaacggaAGAAGAGCTGATAATTGAAAGCGATAGCCAATGGTTGCCAGTAAAATTAGAAGATGAACAAAATGAGTATTATCAAGATTTAGTGGAGGATTGCGCACCGCCAGCATATGATCATTTTACAATTgaatatatagatgaaaaagAAGATTATAGTAATGATGACGACGAGGAAGAtagtgatgatgatgacgatagtgatgatgatgacgatagTGATTATGAGGTGGAAAGTGAAGGAGGTGATAAAACCATGGCCAATGATTCTGATGGATATGACAATATGGATACTGAATATAATATAGAATTAGAGAACTATGCCATTAATTTTACAGAAGATTCTGAGACACAAGAAAAATTTGTCGATAAGAATGAATCGTTAGAAAACAAAGTTTTGTATAAATTCACTTTAAATAAGTGGCTTTTTCGTAAGTATGTTATGCGTGAATGTCCAACATGTAATGAACAATTGACTTATTATAATGAGTACCGACgacatatagaaataaatcatcAAGATGCCATTAAAGAATCTGAATCTAATTATTACCTCTCTGGTAATTGCGGAGTATGTAAAGAATGCAACAAAGAATATATCTCGGGTTTTACTCGGTATATGCACTCAATAAAACACACAGAAGATGCGGAAAATGTAGTTATCAACATATGCAAAATATGTAATTATAAATCATCCAAAAATGTACCCATTCAAACTCATATTATAAAGGAGCATCCAGAAGTAGTCGAAAAATTCAAAGCAATTCGTAATGTGAATAAAACATACAAGTGTACAATTTGTCGCAACACTTACAGTAAATGTAATGAGTTGTGGTATCACTTTATGGACACGCATCCCCAAGAATATaaagcaaaatttatttttaactgccATATATGCCAGCATGACCGATTTTGTGAGGAAGAGTTGTATTTGCAACATCTAAtggaaaaacataaattaaattcatGGAAAGTATTGAATTATCGGAAACTATTCGATGATAAGGAATACTTTGCATGTATAACATGTCatagaatatttattaaaaatgataCTCGCACGTTATTAAGCCACTATCTGGAGCACAAAAACAGTTGCTATTGGACGTGTAAATTTTGCtccaaagaaaatattgttaaaaaatctaattaCAGTCATTTGTGTATTAAAATGCTGAAATACTATGAAAAACGCTATAAAGATGTCAATATCGACAAAGCGCCAGTAATGCATTCTAATAGTAGGAACTATAACGATATCAAAGTTGAGAAAGCGCCTGAAATGCAGGCTAATATTAGAAAGAAACTACAAAATTTACAGGAATTTGAAGAGTATATCGTGCATGTATGTCCATTTTGTAAAACAGAATTTAGCAAATTGATAAAATGGCAACAACATTTGAGGAATGTTCATGAGATTGACACGCTAAAAGGTTTGGAAATGAAAGTAATTCCAGATAATAGCAATAAATTATGTTGTGTCATTTGTCATACAGTGGTGGCAAATTCTCCAGTACAATTACATGCTCATCGATTTCAACATTTACCCTACATGCCCTACAAATGCCTGCATTGTTCGGTATCGTTAAGCACATTTAAGATGGCCGTTAACCATGTCTTAAAGCGATGTAAGGATGAGGAGGATAGagattatattaaaaatgtattagtcCCTAAAATTATCGAACCAAGTAATAAGGTTCGAGCTAAGGTTCAGATGCGATGCCCATTCTGTAACTACAAAAAATTCCGCTTTGTTAAAAAAGCTTTGAAACACTACGAAGACGAGCACAATAACTTCgaagaattattttcaaaacatcCCAGTGACGGTACAGTGACCTGTAAAGTTtgtggcaagcaatatgcacaatacgaaaaaaatgtgtgtttccAACATTTGCAATatcattttgaagaaaaaacctttaaatGTCCATTGTGCCCAATCTCGTATGTCATGTTTCAGAATTGTTTACGCCATTTAAGTTTGAATCATTATGCCAAAACCTTAAATCAACAAGAgtcaaaagaaaaatcaaacgTTCCAGAAACATCTAGTTTACTAAATAAAGAAGATAAATTACCGCAGTATCCAATTATGACCCAGTTAGCTAAGCCTTCAATTAAAACATATGTGCTAAATGAATTTGCTGAATTTATAACCTATGCTTGTCCTGAGTGCAATGAAGGTATGACAAAGCAACAGGACTGGCAACATCACATTTCCACACAGCATAATTTTTTTGACGAATCAAACTTAAGTATTAAAGAAGCTGATGGTTCTCTAAAATGTCCAACATGTAAGTTAAATATGCCTAGCTCCACAGCCCAGCGACAAAAACACAGGCTGACCCATATGCCGTTTCGATCATTCATATGTAGTTTATGCTATGTGCGTTGCAATTCTTTGGGTGTACTCTATGGACATTTTCGTAGAGTACATTTTGCACAGGGCACATTCGAGTGTCCCATTTGTACAGAAGTTTTACAAACATCATACCAAAGAACGAAACATATAAAGGAAATACATCCTCGCAACGAATGGCCTTCCAGTATGTGCTTAATATGCTACAAAATGTTGTCCACTAAGTCATCTGTAAACTCGCACATGACCATACACGATGGAGATCGTTTGAAGTACACATGTGAAGTCTGCGGTTCCAAACTAATAGgattaaaagattttaaaatgcaCACGGCTAGACATGAAAGTAGAGGCGAAATCAAGGATCAAAAGAAAGCGATAGATGATGACATCCCTTTACAGTCGGAATCCAAAATTACTCAAACTATTGAAAATGTTGATGTGAAACGATCCATGAATTCAAATATAgatctacatatttctaaagaggaaattttaaataaaagaaaatctcttacaaataaaaaaacggaTACAAATTCTGcagctacaaaaaatataaaaacggaTACTAATTCTTCAgctacaaaaaagaaaaaaaccgatacaaaataaatagtGAATTTAACATTACATACtacttttatttaactttatcttttatttaattaaaaaaaaagatttgcgttaaacaaattactaaagataataaaaatatttattttaaataatacaaattttaatgattcagAGAAACATTGTATTGGCCATGGTATTTATCAATGGGCAAGGCGTATTAATCAGGTGTTGCTGAGAAtaaagacaatatttgttaGTTGTCAAATGACTTGCAATGTCAAAATCAGTAATGTTGGTCATACATTGGTTTCGGGGAATTGTTTAGGACTAAAAAGTATATATCAAGGGAAAGCTTGAATGGTCCTCTACAAAAATGTATAGGtataatacttttataaaaaaacaaatgcagTTAGAgggtcatattttttttttttttgctatatctCTGCTCTTAAGTCAGCTTGAAAATAACCGAAGGGTTTTAAAAACTTTCCTTAgtgatttcataaaattttcggaatttcacttttaaaattttttgcaatttgagTAATAATTCTTTAGTCGGCTGACAGCCAGCTTTGAGTCACCTCCGACTATTTTTGGAGTCAGCCGCGACCGCCGTGAAATGTAGTCGGACAGGTCTTTTAGTAGGATTTAATTTGTATTGTCTCtaaattcgaatttattcaccTAACTAGCGATTTTTGTCACACATTTAGCGGGTTTTTTTGAATCACAGTTACCACCACTGCTGAAATTTCCTGCAACATCCCTGTTTCTGATTATGTCAATAAGTTATCGCTTTTATTCGCTGAGTCTATCATCTCTatggaaaaataaacaaattcccTGAAGTTTTTTGCTTGCTGCTTTAaggattataaataaatttaaaaaaatcatggattATAATGGTGGttgcagtaaaaatatgtatgcagacGATACTATAATACCTGACGACATAATAATGGCAATTAAAGCAGAACCAGAAGTTCTTATTGAACATGGAGAATCAGGTAATTTAGGTTGTAATGAACACAAA comes from Calliphora vicina chromosome 2, idCalVici1.1, whole genome shotgun sequence and encodes:
- the LOC135951009 gene encoding zinc finger protein 721-like; the encoded protein is MVDTKIKMEPTDFEDHHETNINVKIKTEEELIIESDSQWLPVKLEDEQNEYYQDLVEDCAPPAYDHFTIEYIDEKEDYSNDDDEEDSDDDDDSDDDDDSDYEVESEGGDKTMANDSDGYDNMDTEYNIELENYAINFTEDSETQEKFVDKNESLENKVLYKFTLNKWLFRKYVMRECPTCNEQLTYYNEYRRHIEINHQDAIKESESNYYLSGNCGVCKECNKEYISGFTRYMHSIKHTEDAENVVINICKICNYKSSKNVPIQTHIIKEHPEVVEKFKAIRNVNKTYKCTICRNTYSKCNELWYHFMDTHPQEYKAKFIFNCHICQHDRFCEEELYLQHLMEKHKLNSWKVLNYRKLFDDKEYFACITCHRIFIKNDTRTLLSHYLEHKNSCYWTCKFCSKENIVKKSNYSHLCIKMLKYYEKRYKDVNIDKAPVMHSNSRNYNDIKVEKAPEMQANIRKKLQNLQEFEEYIVHVCPFCKTEFSKLIKWQQHLRNVHEIDTLKGLEMKVIPDNSNKLCCVICHTVVANSPVQLHAHRFQHLPYMPYKCLHCSVSLSTFKMAVNHVLKRCKDEEDRDYIKNVLVPKIIEPSNKVRAKVQMRCPFCNYKKFRFVKKALKHYEDEHNNFEELFSKHPSDGTVTCKVCGKQYAQYEKNVCFQHLQYHFEEKTFKCPLCPISYVMFQNCLRHLSLNHYAKTLNQQESKEKSNVPETSSLLNKEDKLPQYPIMTQLAKPSIKTYVLNEFAEFITYACPECNEGMTKQQDWQHHISTQHNFFDESNLSIKEADGSLKCPTCKLNMPSSTAQRQKHRLTHMPFRSFICSLCYVRCNSLGVLYGHFRRVHFAQGTFECPICTEVLQTSYQRTKHIKEIHPRNEWPSSMCLICYKMLSTKSSVNSHMTIHDGDRLKYTCEVCGSKLIGLKDFKMHTARHESRGEIKDQKKAIDDDIPLQSESKITQTIENVDVKRSMNSNIDLHISKEEILNKRKSLTNKKTDTNSAATKNIKTDTNSSATKKKKTDTK
- the LOC135951985 gene encoding homeobox protein caupolican isoform X2, with product MLKEWLVRRRENPYPSREEKKRLAIETGLTYTQICNWFANWRRKLKNSEREKSKKSWGHLIKHYNNNAKGNVEQFSISSEDSIWEEEEQQRRLRMNERALKDDDYDDEDDEDSSLCDIEGSNESTDMERNGSCGSGETQIMDTNYQPNYYMDTRNMSKDPVELFIGREVDVLTTTATCQVTGGSSSSDSATKTKYKQKMMEKYLRDTTNDSMQINSNLNIQPLGEQHEQMPTTYVNGNNTTIIKSGAELSKWLESAAKFTPNKNNYYIEWNSKRNKLEKKPILTKTYLPATHSVNLQNSNTTVTMLPLLYSTTPLVQRDNSQDHHRNQLHHHNLHQQHIYDVIHHKDELDAAEALANLAFNCRQKMLDSATNGRNTLSWPINAISS
- the LOC135951985 gene encoding homeobox protein caupolican isoform X1; translation: MEKSNRPQRNRRHSRRAWPPEDDLHYPRPAKRLFTPEIKRMLKEWLVRRRENPYPSREEKKRLAIETGLTYTQICNWFANWRRKLKNSEREKSKKSWGHLIKHYNNNAKGNVEQFSISSEDSIWEEEEQQRRLRMNERALKDDDYDDEDDEDSSLCDIEGSNESTDMERNGSCGSGETQIMDTNYQPNYYMDTRNMSKDPVELFIGREVDVLTTTATCQVTGGSSSSDSATKTKYKQKMMEKYLRDTTNDSMQINSNLNIQPLGEQHEQMPTTYVNGNNTTIIKSGAELSKWLESAAKFTPNKNNYYIEWNSKRNKLEKKPILTKTYLPATHSVNLQNSNTTVTMLPLLYSTTPLVQRDNSQDHHRNQLHHHNLHQQHIYDVIHHKDELDAAEALANLAFNCRQKMLDSATNGRNTLSWPINAISS
- the mRpL10 gene encoding large ribosomal subunit protein uL10m, whose amino-acid sequence is MSQIIRTELFQQIKCSPLLQFQRYRGKINIQRPKQPHYERARVIAVTTPRYPEPPKTSTCFEKRTRNVVENPYNDIIAREVRNWLDHSKMVAIFHLNSIKSDDFFDVRVQLHKQNMQLKMYGTKIMRKAVEDSRFEAILPLFESQQCIVFSPEQKVSQLLRVTRKMPQMLLLAGIVDNTLLSRNEFMNYAQLPGLQSAQAELVHTLNTAASTLVQNLEAHQNNFVNVLDVYAKGESSGSEEVKDAGKKEETKE